One Oryza glaberrima chromosome 10, OglaRS2, whole genome shotgun sequence DNA segment encodes these proteins:
- the LOC127785776 gene encoding probable mixed-linked glucan synthase 7, which yields MPPSAGLATERLPAATCPAKKDAYAAAASPESETKLAAGDERAPLVRTTRISTTTIKLYRLTIFVRIAIFVLFFKWRITYAARAISSTDAGGIGMSKAATFWTASIAGELWFAFMWVLDQLPKTMPVRRAVDVTALDDDTLLPAMDVFVTTADPDKEPPLATANTVLSILAAGYPAGKVTCYVSDDAGAEVTRGAVVEAARFAALWVPFCRKHGVEPRNPEAYFNGGEGGGGGGKARVVARGSYKGRAWPELVRDRRRVRREYEEMRLRIDALQAADARRRRRGAADDHAGVVQVLIDSAGSAPQLGVADGSKLIDLASVDVRLPALVYVCREKRRGRAHHRKAGAMNALLRASAVLSNAPFILNLDCDHYVNNSQALRAGICFMIERRGGGAKDAGDVAFVQFPQRFDGVDPGDRYANHNRVFFDCTELGLDGLQGPIYVGTGCLFRRVALYGIDPPRWRSPGGGVAADPAKFGESAPFLASVRAEQSHSRDDGDAIAEASALVSCAYEDGTAWGRDVGWVYGTVTEDVATGFCMHRRGWRSAYYAAAPDAFRGTAPINLADRLHQVLRWAAGSLEIFFSRNNALLAGGRRRLHPLQRAAYLNTTVYPFTSLFLIAYCLFPAIPLIAGGGGWNAAPTPTYVAFLAALMVTLAAVAVLETRWSGIALGEWWRNEQFWMVSATSAYLAAVAQVALKVATGKEISFKLTSKHLASSATPVAGKDRQYAELYAVRWTALMAPTAAALAVNVASMAAAGGGGRWWWWDAPSAAAAAALPVAFNVWVVVHLYPFALGLMGRRSKAVRPILFLFAVVAYLAVRFLCLLLQFHTA from the exons ATGCCGCCGTCAGCAGGCTTGGCCACTGAGAGGTTGCCGGCGGCGACATGCCCGGCCAAGAAGGATGCCtatgccgcggcggcgtcgccggagtCCGAGACGAagctggccgccggcgacgagagggcGCCGCTCGTCCGGACGACTCGCATCTCGACAACTACCATCAAGTTATACAG GCTCACCATCTTTGTTCGCATCGCCATCTTCGTGCTCTTCTTCAAGTGGAGAATCACCTACGCTGCTCGCGCCATCAGCTccaccgacgccggcggcatcgGCATGAGCAAGGCGGCGACATTTTGGACGGCGTCCATCGCCGGCGAGCTCTGGTTCGCGTTCATGTGGGTGCTCGACCAGCTGCCCAAGACGATGCCCGTCCGGCGCGCCGTCGACGTCACGGCGCTGGACGACGACACGCTGCTCCCGGCGATGGACGTGTTCGTCACCACCGCCGACCCCGACAaggagccgccgctcgccacggcGAACACCGTGCTGTCCATCCTCGCCGCGGGCTACCCCGCCGGCAAGGTGACGTGCTACGTctccgacgacgccggcgcggAGGTGACACGCGGGGCGGTCGTGGAGGCGGCCCGGTTCGCGGCGCTGTGGGTGCCCTTCTGCCGGAAGCACGGCGTCGAGCCGAGGAACCCGGAGGCGTACTTCAACGGCGGagagggtggcggtggtggcggcaagGCGAGGGTGGTGGCGAGGGGGAGCTACAAGGGGAGGGCGTGGCCGGAGCTGGTGCGCGACAGGAGGCGGGTGCGCCGCGAGTACGAGGAGATGCGGCTGCGGATCGACGCGCTGCAGGCCGccgacgcgcgccgccggcgccgcggcgcggccgATGACCACGCCGGAGTTGTGCAGGTACTGATCGATTCTGCTGGGAGCGCGCCACAGCTCGGCGTCGCGGACGGGAGCAAGCTCATCGACCTCGCCTCCGTCGACGTGCGCCTCCCGGCGCTTGTGTACGTGTGCCGCGAGAagcgccgcggccgcgcacACCACCGGAAGGCCGGCGCCATGAACGCGCTGCTGCGCGCATCCGCCGTGCTCTCGAACGCGCCCTTCATCCTCAACCTCGACTGCGACCACTATGTCAACAACTCGCAGGCCCTCCGCGCCGGCATTTGCTTCATGATcgaacgccgcggcggcggcgccaaagACGCCGGCGATGTCGCGTTCGTCCAGTTCCCGCAGCGGTTCGACGGCGTCGATCCCGGCGACCGCTACGCCAACCACAACCGCGTCTTCTTCGACTGTACCGAGCTCGGCCTCGACGGCCTCCAGGGCCCCATCTACGTCGGCACCGGCTGCTTGTTCCGCCGCGTCGCGCTCTACGGCATCGACCCACCGCGCTGGAGATCGCCCGGCGGCGGTGTCGCCGCGGACCCTGCCAAGTTCGGCGAGTCGGCGCCGTTCCTAGCCTCCGTTCGGGCGGAGCAGAGTCACAgtcgcgacgacggcgacgccatTGCCGAGGCGAGTGCGCTCGTGTCGTGCGCGTACGAGGACGGGACGGCGTGGGGCAGGGACGTCGGCTGGGTGTACGGCACCGTGACGGAGGACGTGGCCACGGGCTTCTGCATGCACCGGCGAGGGTGGCGCTCCGCCTACTacgccgccgcgcccgacgCGTTCCGCGGCACGGCGCCGATCAacctcgccgaccgcctccACCAGGTGCTCCGCTGGGCGGCGGGCTCCCTCGAGATCTTCTTCTCCCGCAACAacgcgctcctcgccggcggccgccgccgcctccacccgctGCAGCGCGCCGCCTACCTCAACACGACGGTGTACCCGTTCACGTCGCTCTTCCTCATCGCCTACTGCCTCTTCCCGGCGATCCcgctcatcgccggcggcggcggctggaacGCCGCGCCGACACCGACGTACGTCGCGTTCCTGGCGGCGCTGATGGTGACgctcgcggcggtggccgtgctgGAGACGAGGTGGTCGGGGATCGCGCTGGGTGAGTGGTGGCGGAACGAGCAGTTCTGGATGGTGTCCGCGACGAGCGCGTACCTCGCCGCGGTGGCGCAGGTGGCGCTCAAGGTCGCGACGGGGAAGGAAATATCGTTCAAGCTGACCTCGAAGCATCTCgcgtcgtcggcgacgccggTCGCCGGTAAGGATAGGCAGTACGCGGAGCTGTACGCCGTGAGGTGGACGGCGCTGatggcgccgacggcggcggctctggcAGTGAACGTggcgtcgatggcggcggcgggtggtggtggccggtggtggtggtgggacgctccgtcggcggcggcggcggcggcactcccGGTGGCGTTCAACGTGTGGGTGGTGGTGCATCTCTACCCGTTCGCGCTCGGGCTGATGGGTCGCCGGAGCAAGGCGGTGCGCCCCATTCTGTTCCtgttcgccgtcgtcgcctaCCTCGCCGTCCGCTTCCTTTGTCTCTTGTTACAATTCCATACGGCTTAA